Genomic DNA from Nitrosospira lacus:
AGGGAATCTGCTCACGCGTGAACTCACGGTGCTGCCGCCCAACGAATTGACGCCCAGGCTTTATCGCAGACGCGCCAAGAAGCTTGCGGCGAGCGAAGGCTGGAAGTATCAGGAGTTTGATGTCAAGGCGCTGCGCAAGATGGGTGCAGGTGCATTTGTCGCCGTGGCCCAGGGTAGCGACCCCGAAGATGCCGCCATCGTGCATTTGCAGCGGCGCATCAAGCGTGCGCATAAAACCGTGGCGCTGGTAGGCAAGGGTATCTGCTTTGATACCGGAGGCCACAATCTGAAGCCGCCTCGCTACATGCACGGCATGCATGAGGACATGAACGGATCCGCCGTGGCTCTGGGAATTTTGTTGGCCGCAACGCGCGCCGACCTGCCGGTGAACATCGATTGCTGGCTCGCCATCGCCCAGAACCACATCAGTCCGCGCGCCTACAAGCAGAACGATGTCATAACAGCGCTGAATGGCACCACCATCGAAATTATCCATACCGACGCCGAAGGCCGGATGGTGCTGGCGGACACCTTGACGCTGGCGGGTAGACAGAAGCCCGATGTGATGATTGATTTCGCGACGTTGACCGGCAGCATGCACGTGGCGCTGGGATCGCGTTATAGCGGCGTATTCAGTAACCGGGAAGAATTGGCGCAGAAGGCGCTTGCAGCGGGAAAGTCAAGCGGCGAGAGAATCTGGACATTTCCGATGGATGCCGATTATGATGGGGAGCTGGAAAGCCGGATCGCCGATGTCAAACAGTGCACCCTTGAGGGTGAGGCAGATCACATTCTCGCCGCACGCTTTCTCAGCCGGTTTGTGGACAATGTATCCTGGTTGCATATGGATCTCTCCGCGAGCAGTAACAAGGATGGACTGGGCGCGGTTGGCAGCGACGTTACGGGCTTTGGGGTGGCATGGGGAATCGAGATGTTATCGCGGGTAGCGCGGATAAGTGAATAAAATTCGCGGCATGGTTGAATATATCATCCCGGATCCGGCAGTTGACCGCTGATTTGTCAGTCTGGCAATTTGATTGGTAATGACTGTGCCACAGGATTCCCACCTTTTGGGTGAGACCAACCATTGGATTCTGGATAATAGTTCAGACGATTTGCAATACTATTTTACCGATGGTGTGTCCGCTTTCGATCAACCGATGCGCCTCGGCAGCCTTCTCTAACGGTAGTGCATGGCTAATGTGAACTTTGACTAAACCTCGCTCGAGCAGCATTGCGCCATGCTCGAGTATGCGGGTCTGCGCCACACGTGCCCGGTGTATACCGAAATAGAGGGGGGCGGCCATTTGCACATAACCGACGGTAAGGTTGCGCAGCCGTGCGGTATTGGTGTGCCTGATGTCGCATGTAGTCGAGAGCAGTGTCACTACGCGGCCATATAGCCGGGTTGCGGCGAAAGATTTACAGAAAGTTTCTCCGCCCACCGTATCCATGACAAGTCTCACGCCCAGTCCACCCGTCCAGTTCAGTGCCGTTTCCACAAAATCCTGCCCGGTATAATCGATTGCCAGTTCCGCTCCCAGCGATTGCACAAACTCCGCCTTCCGGGCGGATGATATCGTCGTGGCGACCGGTGCATTCAAGTAGTGGGCAAGCTGAATCGCGATATGACCCACGCCGCCCGCGCCCGCGTGAATGAGCGCGGGCCGGCCTTTGCTCATACCGCCGCGGTTTACCAGCGCTTCCCATGCCGTAATCATGGCGAGCGGCATAGCAGCCGCTTCCAGCATGGAGAGATTCTTCGGTTTCAATGCCAGATATTCCTGCCTTACCACCGTGTATTCAGCATATGTTCCAGGTGATCCACCCAGGCCATTGTTGAAAAAAAATACTTCATCGCCCGGCTGCACGCGCGTGACCGAACCCCCTACCGCTTCCACCACGCCCGCACCATCACAGCCCAGAATCGAGGGCAGTTTATCGGGATAATACATATTGAGCTTGCGCACCTTGGTATCTATCGGGTTCACACCCGCGGCATGCAGTTTTACCAGTACGCTGGATGGATCGGTGAGGGGCGGGATGGGCACATCGGCTGCTGTCAGTACATCCGGTTCGCCCGGGATATTCATCAGTATGGCCTTCATGATTTTCCTTTATTTCTATCCCATACATAATGGACAAACCGCTGCCAGCGATTAAGGTTGATCGTCTGCGCGGATTTTTTCTGAAATCTTTCTGATTGGTCGCGGGCCGTGCTCAGTTTCACCTGTTCATGAATCTGGCGCAAGGTTAAACCGCCGGGACCCTTGAGTTTGTCGGGATCGGGTTTTGTCATGATCAATTCTTCCAATGCCTGACTGGATGGCAACGTAGAGGGATGGAAGGGATATGTTAAACTTGAGGACTTGATTTGGCGAGAAAATAAAATGTCTGGTAATACCCTTGGCAGGCTTTTTTGCGTTACATCTTTTGGTGAATCTCACGGTCCCGCTATCGGCTGTGTTGTGGATGGTTGTCCGCCAGGAATGGAGCTATCCACTGAAGACATTCAAGGGGATCTGGACCGGCGCAAACCCGGTACGTCCCGCCACGTGACCCAGCGGCGCGAATCCGACACGGTGGAGATTCTTTCCGGAATATTCGAAGGCAAGACTACCGGCACGCCCATCGCGCTGCTGATCCGCAACGAGGATCAGCGCAGCAAGGATTATGGCAAGATCATGGATAGCTTCCGGCCAGGGCATGCGGACTATGTATACTGGCAGAAATATGGCATACGCGATTACCGGGGCGGTGGACGTTCTTCGGCACGCGAGACCGCGGTGCGGGTGGCGGCGGCAGCTATCGCCAGAAAGTGGCTGCTTGCAAATTATGGGGTGGTAATACGCGGCTTTATGTCGCAGCTGGGACCCGTGGATATCCCGTTTAAACAGTGGGAGATGGTTAACCAGAATCCGTTTTTTGCCGCTGATGCCAGCTTGGTACCCCGCCTCGAAGAGTTCATGGATAAGCTGCGCAAATCCGGTGAGTCTGTCGGAGCAAAAATCAGCGTCGTGGCGGAAGGCGTGCCGGTAGGCTGGGGTGAGCCGGTATATGATCGGCTGGATGCGGAAATCGCCTACGCCATGATGAGCATCAATGCGGTGAAAGGTGTGGAAATCGGGGCCGGATTTGCGTCCGTTGCGCAAAAAGGTACCGAGCACTCTGATGAAATCACTCCCGAAGGATTCTTGAGCAACAACGCGGGGGGCATATTGGGGGGGATTTCCACGGGCCAGGATATTATCGTTAATATTGCCGTCAAGCCCACTTCCAGCATCCGTCTGGGGCGACGCTCGGTTGATAAGTCCGGCAAGCCCGTCATAGTGGAAACGCACGGCAGACATGATCCCTGTGTAGGGATTCGCGCCACGCCCATCGCGGAGGCAATGCTGGCGTTGGTGCTCATGGATCATGCCTTGCGCCATCGCGCGCAAAATGCCGATGTCGTGTGCGCCACGCCAAAAATTCCGGGCAAGGTTGGCAAGCGGGAATCCATCTTATCCGGCGTTCCCAACGTCAAGGCGACGCCGGAATTTGCCGAAAACCCAGAGCCGGACGAAGCTTGAACCTCAGGAAACCGCCCGCCGCGAATGCGGCCGGAGAATGGGTTAACCATGGCCGAGATCATGGCCCCGATGTTCCGGTGACGCCACGTGTACTTAAGTCCAATTGTCCATATCTGCGGGATCCTTAAGAAGTAGGTTGATAATCTTCCTACTGTGCTTACATAAGGGGAGACCGCATATCCATCGGAGAGCAGAAAGATGGAATTGACCAGGGTTCTTGCGTTGTCTGCAATGATAGTAGTCGCGTCTTATGCAAATACCTGCCTGGCAACATCTACCGGGAACGACTCTCTCTGCCAGGGGTACGGAACAGACGCCGCAAACGAGTTCTGATCAATACTGTCAGAGCAAATAAGACTGATATTTCAGGCTTCTCCTTCTCATTCCCGCAAGAAATCCTTGAAGGGCGACTCATGCGCCGGCCCCGGCGTTCCTACCCAATAACCTTGCGCATAGTCTACCTGCATTTTTTCGAGCAGCGAAAATGTTGCGGCACTCTCTACAAACTCAGCCGTTGTTTGCTTCCCAAATCCTCTGGCCACATCACATAACGCTTTTACCAGGATCTGATCATCGGGATTGTCGGCTAGATTCCGTATAAACGAACCATCGATCTTTACTACATCGATCGGGAGCTGCCGGATGTAATAAAAGGAAGAGAAACCGACGCCGAAATCGTCCAGCGTAAAACTGCAGCCGAAGGTCTTGATTGTCTCCATCAGTTTTCGTGCTGCGGGCAGGTCTTCCAAAGCCGCAGTCTCGGTTATTTCAAACATGAAGGTGGAGGGATCCGCGCCATATGCAGCGAAAGCCTCTGTCAAGGTGGACAGTAATTCGGGGTCGTGGAAGGCATGGGCGGACAAGTTTATCGAGAAACGGATATTGTGTCCCCGGTGCTGGATTTCGGCCGAGAGGGCAATGGATTTCCGCAAAACCATATGATCGATGGCATGAATAAGACCGGTTTGTTCCGCCGCGGGAATAAAAAGATGGGGGGCAAGTATTGTCCCGTCATTATCGCGCATGCGCAACAGGACCTCGTAATGATCGATGGTCTTGCTCGGAATATGCATAATAGGCTGGAAATAAAAGAAGAACCTGTCATGCAGAAAGGAATATTCGATCTTCTCTTTCCAATATACGAGCGTGTGCATGCGCTCGCGGGTTTTCTCCTCGTTGGAAAACAAATGCCAGCCGCCACGGCCCGCTTCCTTTGCCTGGTACATGGCGAGATCCGCTGCCGCCAGCAGATCATGAACATTGTTCCCATGCTCCGGAAAGAGGGCAATACCGATACTGGCTGATGCTTTATGAGTTCGACCATTTACCGTCAGCTTTCCCTGGCTCATGGCCGCCAGAGCATTTTTTGCAACTTCTATGGCTCCTTCGGAAGTGGTTTGCGGTAATATCACCGCGAATTCATCCCCACCCAGCCGTCCGAGTATATCGACGCTGCGTATGCTGCCAAGCAGCATACGCGCAACCATCTTCAATAAAGCATCGCCCGCCTGGTGTCCGCTCGTGTCGTTGATGTACTTGAACTGATCAAGGTCGAAAAAGAGAAGTGCGCCCGTATAGTTATAACGGGCAGCCAAATTGAGCATCTGCTCCAGTTCCTCCTGGAAGCGGCGCCGATTGAATAGATCCGTAAGCGGGTCATGATCGGCCAGCCACGCCAGCCTGCCTTCCGCACGCTTATGTTCCGTCATATCGAGCCCTACCGATAATATCGCCGGATCATCCGCGGCGTGCCGCGTCAGACGGGAATGCAGCCAGAGTATGTGACGTACCGAGTCATCCTTGCACAAAATATTGGCTTCATGACGCAACTGGTCTCTTCGTTCAGACCGCACTTCCGCAAGATGAGCGGACAGGTCCTGCAGATCATTGTCGGGAGCGAGAAGTTCGATGAAGGGCTTTCCTTGCAGTTCCTGCTCCGTATACTGAATAAGCATCTCGCCATGGGCATTGAGCATCATGATTTTGCCATTGGCGTTTTGTGTCAATACAATAACCTGCGCAATATCGAGCAGGTTTGTAATGAAATCCCTTTCCTTGCTCAACTCATCCATTTTCCCCGCTAATATCCGCGTCCGGTCTGCGACCTGATCTTCAAGCTTCTCGAGTTGATAAGACAGGGCAACCGCTGTTTCATCGAGCGTGTCAATTTCATCCTTTAGCCATCGTTTCTGGCTGGCGGAATGCAGTGACGAGCGGAATTTTTCAAAATTACTGTGGGCCAGGAGCGGTAAGGCAAAGACAATGTGCTTGAATCGCGACAGCGGCTTTGTAAGGATTACAAACAAGAGTATTACGGAAAGCAGAAGTCCCACCAAGCCTGTCATTGCATTTTGCCACGTCAAACTGTTGATGACGTCAATGGTGGAAGTGATATCGGTGATAACGATCAACGCTTTGCCGGCTGGATTTCCTCTCCCCAGCGAAAGCAGTCTTATTTGCTGGTGACGGCCGCCCAAGGAAACCTGTATACCATTTTCAAGGTTATTAAAATCGGGGTATCGTTCGGCGGCTTCGAGGAGAATTGCGAGGCTTTTTTCTTTGCTGGTAAGCGCGGCAATCCGCACGCCCCAGTTTGGAATTCTCATACCATTATTTTTAGGCGCGTTGTCCTGTTCCTTGATAAACAAGCCAATATCGGCGCCTGATATATTTTTGAACCCCAGGACGGCATCGACCAGAGAGATGCCGATGACGACCACGCCAACGCTTATTCCCTCAACCAGCAAGGGGGCCACAACAAACTGCATGCAGCTTTCTACACAACTTAAAGGACTGATGGGCTGTTCTTGGGCATTAACTTCGCGAACCCAATTCAGCATCGCTTCGTTTCCGTGCATCTCGGATTCAGGGTTGCCCCAGTTTGCCAGCAACTGATTCGACTTATTATAGAAACGTACCAGCTCAATGCCCTTGTTGAGTTGAAGGGGAGTCCAGTAAAGCTCAAACGTTTTCGCAATATC
This window encodes:
- a CDS encoding M17 family metallopeptidase, which translates into the protein MLATLTQNASPISESTKATHILVVLPKLGGISDKPRNRPDFLGKNALEALLSRRGMQPGEISDSPAAASLGSGALCAWVMVDSGESPFEQQTSVRKAMRLLLEENPAEIHLAIYGNSDEKRVFAELAVYAAWINGSVLPSRKTSKKKPDRKPLARIVLHGYKDAGNFALTQAKAEGNLLTRELTVLPPNELTPRLYRRRAKKLAASEGWKYQEFDVKALRKMGAGAFVAVAQGSDPEDAAIVHLQRRIKRAHKTVALVGKGICFDTGGHNLKPPRYMHGMHEDMNGSAVALGILLAATRADLPVNIDCWLAIAQNHISPRAYKQNDVITALNGTTIEIIHTDAEGRMVLADTLTLAGRQKPDVMIDFATLTGSMHVALGSRYSGVFSNREELAQKALAAGKSSGERIWTFPMDADYDGELESRIADVKQCTLEGEADHILAARFLSRFVDNVSWLHMDLSASSNKDGLGAVGSDVTGFGVAWGIEMLSRVARISE
- a CDS encoding zinc-dependent alcohol dehydrogenase family protein — protein: MKAILMNIPGEPDVLTAADVPIPPLTDPSSVLVKLHAAGVNPIDTKVRKLNMYYPDKLPSILGCDGAGVVEAVGGSVTRVQPGDEVFFFNNGLGGSPGTYAEYTVVRQEYLALKPKNLSMLEAAAMPLAMITAWEALVNRGGMSKGRPALIHAGAGGVGHIAIQLAHYLNAPVATTISSARKAEFVQSLGAELAIDYTGQDFVETALNWTGGLGVRLVMDTVGGETFCKSFAATRLYGRVVTLLSTTCDIRHTNTARLRNLTVGYVQMAAPLYFGIHRARVAQTRILEHGAMLLERGLVKVHISHALPLEKAAEAHRLIESGHTIGKIVLQIV
- the aroC gene encoding chorismate synthase; its protein translation is MSGNTLGRLFCVTSFGESHGPAIGCVVDGCPPGMELSTEDIQGDLDRRKPGTSRHVTQRRESDTVEILSGIFEGKTTGTPIALLIRNEDQRSKDYGKIMDSFRPGHADYVYWQKYGIRDYRGGGRSSARETAVRVAAAAIARKWLLANYGVVIRGFMSQLGPVDIPFKQWEMVNQNPFFAADASLVPRLEEFMDKLRKSGESVGAKISVVAEGVPVGWGEPVYDRLDAEIAYAMMSINAVKGVEIGAGFASVAQKGTEHSDEITPEGFLSNNAGGILGGISTGQDIIVNIAVKPTSSIRLGRRSVDKSGKPVIVETHGRHDPCVGIRATPIAEAMLALVLMDHALRHRAQNADVVCATPKIPGKVGKRESILSGVPNVKATPEFAENPEPDEA
- a CDS encoding EAL domain-containing protein produces the protein MQQNLHKGAVRRDGTASSGSQRFLGLKWKVLLLSSLILFAIVASFSAITYLRLIDNFERERDVQHQRYASEVEGLIKEISQDLHQWAEMIPSLEGMSTALLGSNGEDIAKTFELYWTPLQLNKGIELVRFYNKSNQLLANWGNPESEMHGNEAMLNWVREVNAQEQPISPLSCVESCMQFVVAPLLVEGISVGVVVIGISLVDAVLGFKNISGADIGLFIKEQDNAPKNNGMRIPNWGVRIAALTSKEKSLAILLEAAERYPDFNNLENGIQVSLGGRHQQIRLLSLGRGNPAGKALIVITDITSTIDVINSLTWQNAMTGLVGLLLSVILLFVILTKPLSRFKHIVFALPLLAHSNFEKFRSSLHSASQKRWLKDEIDTLDETAVALSYQLEKLEDQVADRTRILAGKMDELSKERDFITNLLDIAQVIVLTQNANGKIMMLNAHGEMLIQYTEQELQGKPFIELLAPDNDLQDLSAHLAEVRSERRDQLRHEANILCKDDSVRHILWLHSRLTRHAADDPAILSVGLDMTEHKRAEGRLAWLADHDPLTDLFNRRRFQEELEQMLNLAARYNYTGALLFFDLDQFKYINDTSGHQAGDALLKMVARMLLGSIRSVDILGRLGGDEFAVILPQTTSEGAIEVAKNALAAMSQGKLTVNGRTHKASASIGIALFPEHGNNVHDLLAAADLAMYQAKEAGRGGWHLFSNEEKTRERMHTLVYWKEKIEYSFLHDRFFFYFQPIMHIPSKTIDHYEVLLRMRDNDGTILAPHLFIPAAEQTGLIHAIDHMVLRKSIALSAEIQHRGHNIRFSINLSAHAFHDPELLSTLTEAFAAYGADPSTFMFEITETAALEDLPAARKLMETIKTFGCSFTLDDFGVGFSSFYYIRQLPIDVVKIDGSFIRNLADNPDDQILVKALCDVARGFGKQTTAEFVESAATFSLLEKMQVDYAQGYWVGTPGPAHESPFKDFLRE